The bacterium DNA segment CCTACCGAAATTCTGACCTGCGTAAGCAAATTGTAGTTTCCAGTACCTACTTATTAAAAAAACTTACTCCGAGAAAGCGCCCCACTAAAAGAATTCGCCCGCCTTGGACGGCATTATTAGAATTACTAGCCTTGATCTTGCTCGGCATACTTGCGCTTCAGCCATTTTTTTCAGAAACAAAGCAAGACCTAGTCCTGGTGCTGGATAACTCTTTAAGTATGCAAGCTGAAAATCGTTTCAGCCAAGCAATTACAAGTTTGACTCAGAAAATTGACTTAGCACCGAGAAATAGTCGATTTAAAATTTTCCTCACTAGTCCTCGACTACGTAGCCTCGGTACTGATTTTGTCTCAACTACTGAGGCAAAGTCGATTTTAAATGGACAACAGTTGAGTGCTGCAGAAGATTCACTCGAGCCTGCTCTTGCTGAGATTAATCGTAATGAAACATTCGACAGCGCCTTTGTCGCAACCGATCAAGAAGCCTATCCCGGCATAACAAGTCGCTTTGAGCTGCTACAAGTTGGAAAAGTCCAGCAAAATTTTGCAATTTCTGACCTACAAGTTGAAACTAAGGCTGACAGTAAGCGTGTGCTCAATGTCACAGTTGAGCGCTATGCTTCAGAAGCTTCAAGCCTAACTCCAAGTAAAATCAGTGTCGAATTAATTCCAGTTAATTTGATAGCCAACGCAGCACTGCGGAATCAGCTAATCACGCGTCGAGAGATTTCGATTTCGACAAGCGCTCAAATCGAGTTTGAGCTTGCTCAAGAAATATCTAGTTTTCAAATTAAGCTCAATTCGGGTCAACTTGAAGATGCACTTACCCTCGATAACACCGCTTGGGGGTCCGTACTAAACACTGCAAGCACGACTGCACTTTACGTGGGTGCAGATCCTAACTTTCAAACTGGGCTGGGGGGGATTAAGCAAATTAAGTTTGAACGCCTGGGAATCGAGGAATATGAAAATTTAACTCCAGAAGCATTAACACGCTATGCGTTTGTAATTTTCCATAAACTGGCACCACTACGTCCTCCCAAAATACCTGGATTATATATCCTGCCACCGCGTGACAACTTAATTGCACCGGTGCTGGGCACTAGTTCTAGTAATACCCTTAGTTACTGGGATGAAACCAGCCCGATTACTGCTTATGTAAAACTAAATTTACTGAACCTCTCAGCAGCACAGTATTTTAAAACCCCAGCGTGGTTAAAAAACGTAATCCGCAGCGAACAAGGTCCCGTGCTCCTTAGTGGTGAGAGCGCGGGGATTCGTTTTTTAATTTCCGGCATTGAACTGTTGCCATTTGAGGGCACCTTAAATCCAGTCTTAAGCGTGCTCAGTCTCAATTGTTTTAATTTTCTACGCAGTGCGGAAAGTGGAAATTTAGCAAATCGTCAAGGCTCAACATTAATTGGCTCAAGCCTTGCGCTCAGCCCACCAAGTACTTGGGTGATCAAAGACCCCAGTGGAAAAACTACAACCATTGAGGGCCAAGTCAATCAAACTTTAAATTTCGACACTCCTGGAATATATCATGTCACTGAACTTTCCGGGAAAAATCAAACTGAAATCACTCGCAAGAATTCAAGCTACAATGTCAATGCGTTTTTCAGTCACGAGTCGCAAACCGCAATTCGCCCACGCCTAAGTCTGCCGAGAAGTAGTTCTGAAGATAAAACCCCGGAGCTAGCAAAAACTGAGCTCTACCCCACTCTAACTTGGATTATTATTTTTATTCTGATCCTGGAAGCGATTTTTCGAATTCGTAGTCGCAGCTTCTCAGCATCAGAAATTCTACGGGTGCTTGCATTATGCTTTTTAGTGCTGGGTTTAACTAAACCATCGACTGAAAAGATTGACACTGAATTAAGCGCAGTCGCTCTCTACGATGTCTCCGAAAGTGTCACCCCTAAGGCGAGGAAAGAATTAATCACTAAAGTCCAGCAATTAAGCGCTGGCCAGAATAATCTCAAAATCAAAGTTATTCCTTTCGCTGGAACAACTAGCGACAAGCAATATCAAATTCAAGATCTCCCGGAGGACAATCTCCTCAGAGCAAAGCTCGATGCGGGGAGAACAAATCTAGAAACTGCGCTCAGTCAAACACGTAGCGAGCGCACCATACTCTTATTGAGTGATGGTTATGAGACCTCGGGAAGTATCAAGTCGCTTAAATTTGATGGAAAGTCTAACGTTTATCCAATCCTTCCTGCACTAGAGTCATTTACTGATCCAGAGTTAAAAATTTCATTCCTTTCAGCTCCGTTAATTGCTGAAGCCGAAGATTCAGCAGAAATTCAAGTCAGTCTACAGAATACCTTCGAAACAACTCAGCAAGGTCGCCTTGAAGTTTATCTCGACGATAAAAAGCTTCATTCGGGTCTAGTCAGTATTACAGCACAGAGTGAAAAGACCTTGAAAATCGATAGCCAAACATTAGCCGGTGGACTGCATAAAATTAAAGCAAAATTCACGCCGCAAGAAGTGGCTACAAATAAAGTCTCTGAAGCTTATCGTTGGATCTCGGTAAAGAAAAAATCGAAAGTCTTAATTTTAAGTGGCAGCGCAGTCGACGCACGTATTTTACCGCGACTTTATTTAGAGCGCGGATACTTAATTGAAAGTCGTATTCCCTCACAGGGGGAGCAGGCGCCGACAAATCTCGCAGACTATGCCAATGTGATTCTAAATAATATTCCTAAAACCGATCTTAGCCAGAGCTTTCTTGAAGAATTGAAAAAATACGTCGCTTCGGGCGGTGGCTTGTTACTGGTTGGAGGGGATAGAATGTATGGACTGGGCGGTTATGAGAATTCAACCCTGGATGAAATCTCCCCAGTGAAGTTTGTACCACCGACTACTACAAAAAAGCGCTTAAATAACGCCGTAGTTCTGATTCTCGATAAATCACGCAGTATGGCAGAGGAAAACAAAATCCTATCTGCGAAAGAGGCGGCACTTGTCTCAATTAACGCGCTTAAGGATGATGATCTAATTTCGGTAATTGGTTTTGACACTAATCCATTTTTAATTATCCGCATGGACACTGTCGCCGAGGTTAAACCCAGTGCAGAGCGGCGACTTAGAAATTTAACTGCAGCCGGCCAAACTAATCTACGCCCCGCCTTAGCACAGGCTCGACGGATGCTGCTTGAGGCTAAGGCTGGGCGTAAGCATATTATCGTTCTTACCGATGGCGAGCTTTCGGGTACTGACCAAGAATTTATTCAAGAGGCCGGACGAATTAATGCAGAAGGAATAACACTTTCCGCTGTGGCACTCGGGTTTGAAGCTGATGTGCAAGTGCTTAAAGGTATGGCTGGTGCCGGGAAAGGTGCCTTCTACCATGTGCTCAATCAAAGCAATCTTCCGGAGATTTTCTTGCAAGATATAAAAGTCACAACCGGCGATAAAACTCTCAAGGAAAACCAAGAATTTCCTGTATTTAATGTAAATCCAGTCTCGCTGAAAGTTGGGCCAAACTACCCACCACTGCTGGGCTTTGTTGAAACCCGCCAAAAAGATTCAGCTACGCTTGAACTACAAGTCAGTAAAGACGAGGAGCGTTTTCCACTGCTTGCCTCTTGGAATTACGGTCAGGGAAAAGTTATCGCCTATACTTCTGATGCTCATGGGCGCTGGAGTAGCCCCTGGGTGCCCTGGCGTGACTTTGTGAACTTTTGGTCAAACCTGCTCGATGCAATCAAACCTATTCAATCCAATAAAGATAGTAATACAAAATTCGACTTACGCACGGCAATTCAAGCTGACCATCTTCAGTTCGATCTCACACTTTTCGATCAAGCTCTTGTAAGCCAAAAGCAAAATCCTGAAATCTTGATCACTGACCCGCAGGGCAAATCGCAGACGATCACTCTGCGTGAAACAATCATTGGTCGCTATCAGGGGAATCTCGAGAATGTTGTTGCCGGGGACTACAAGCTCAACATTAAATACGGAAAAACTGAATTGCCGCCATTGGCTGTGACAGTCCAACCGGATGCTTTTGGGGAAAAACAAGGTGCCGGCATTAACGCTGCGTTGCTACAAGAATTAGCCCGGAAAAGCGGTGGCAAGATTAATCCGCAGCTAGAAGATTTACAAGATAATTTAAAACAAATTATAACAAAGTCAGCGCTTTACCCATACTTTGCTCTAGCTGCTTTCTTATTAATTTTAGTCCAGGCATTTTGGCGCGAGACTTTCAGCCCGCAGCAAAAAGCGCTAAAATAAACTTATGTCCCCAGCAGAAACACTGATCGCTCTTTTTTTACTTGCCTGCGGCTGCGCGCTCTGTGTGTTCTTCTTAAAACTTCTGGCGAGCTCACTTTTTAAACTCCCTGGCGAAATGGCAGAAATGGCTGCAGTAAAACGCGCCTACCTGAGGCTGAGCAGCGCAGACACTTTACTTGAAGACAATAATTTCACCAAAGCATTGCAAGAGCTCGAGAGTGCCTTCATTCTCAATGCGAAATCTTCAATTAGCTCGATCACGGCTGCACGCGAAGTAAACCAGAATATTCTCAGTCGCTGTCTATTAATCGCTGATAGTAGTGGCTCACGGATCGAGGAGTTACCGATCGTTGAGGAGCTCTTACTCGAGCGGGCTGAATGCTATGCCAGCATTCTTAAGGAAAAGGAAAAATTTTCCCAGCTTCAGTCCAAACGTGAAAGCTCGGGTAAAGCAATGCCGAGTTGGGGTAAGCGCGAGTATCAAAGGAAACTTCAAGAGTTAAATCATTTTTTGAAAGTTAACGAAGGAAAACTCTCCAAAGCGCTAGCCAAACTATTTCAAGCGCTACGCACGCCGAATCATACCGAAGTCACTTATCATTAATTTGAGAAGTAAGATTCATTCCGAAAACTACTTAAAAGCAGTCGTGATCAAACAAGTCATTTTCTAAGTAACTAACTGCCTTAACTTGCTCTAATTATCTTCTCTAAGTTACACTGATCCACATTATTTTTGGAGACACGTTTATGAAAAAATTCTCTCTGTTATTAATTCTAACCTTAGGAGTAGCTTCAATGGCACTTGCGGATATTACAAAAACAAAAACAGGTCTTGGCTATACTGACGAAAAAGTTGGTGCTGGAGTAGAAGCAACTTCTGGCAAGATGGTAACTGTTCATTATACTGGATGGCTGGATGAAGCTGGTAAGAAAGGTAAAAAATTTGACAGTTCAGTCGACCGCGGTGAGCCTTTCCAGTTCTCCCTCGGCATTGGACAAGTCATTGCTGGCTGGGATGAAGGTGTGCAAGGCATGAAAATCGGCGGCAAGCGCACCTTGATGATTCCTGCAAATCTTGGCTACGGTGCCCGTGGCGCAGGATCAGTAATTCCTCCAAACGCAAATTTGATTTTTGATGTTGAATTGTTGGCTGTAAAGTAATTGCAAAATAATTAACTCTTTTACTTTGGGCCTAGCTTTCACTTGCCACATAGGCGTAAAAGAAAGGTAGGCTCTTCTTAAATTTAACCTAAAGAAAAAATTGACGGAGCGGTGTTTGACACAACCACCGCTCCGTTTTTTTGCCCATTTTTTTGGACACCTAACCCGTCTCACCTTGTCCAATTGCAATGGCGGCCATGCAGAGCAGGCCATCCAGCAAAAGGCGGCTATTTGTCCGAGCACTTGGCCTTGCTCGCAAGCCCCTGAGCGTAATCCACAGTAGTGCTTCTACCGGGTCGCCGTAGGGTTTGCGTCGAAGAATGCGAGTCTTCGAGTCTGGTGCATCTTGGAGAAGTTCATTATTGCCTGTGATGGCAAGAACTGCCTGTTTAGCAAGCTCGGTCTCCTCTAATATCTGCGCACCAAACTTCAGATCCATTTCCACTAAGCCATCAAACATCCCAAACACCCAGTTGTCGGCCTTAAGCAAGGCAAACTCCAGGTTTCTGATCAGCGATTTGAAGTGCGGACTTTTTTCCAAGAGACTTTGCAGCCCCTCAAGGTTTTCTTGGGCAAGTTCCTTCAAGGCTGTTCCCGCGCCGTAAATTGCAGGTAGATAAGATCCATTCTGGATCCACCCAATCTGCCACTCGATGGCGCGCAACACCTCTTTGAGAATCTCAGCAAAGCTTTGTTCGTGGTCAAGGTCTCGACGCTTTTGCGGTCGACTGCCACGCTTCCAGCTCTGAATTAGTTCTCGCGGAGTAACCATTTCAAAGAAACGTCCGAAGCCTTCCTCGGCGACAAGCGCCTGATAGGCTGCAGACGATCTCTCACTCAAGCGGGCAAGCAGGCTTTCCTCTTCCATGCTTAAGGCGTGCATTTCAAGACCTTGGTGTTTGAGGCGAGCCACATTCACCAGTAAGGACGATAGAGCATCGCTTAAGAAAAGACTCGCCGAGCGCTCTTCCCAGAAGACTTGAGCCGCTTCTCCCTGCACAGTGAAGCTTGTCTTGCCTGAGGTAATCCCTTCGGGAACCATGGCAATCGCTTGCCCGATTGGGTCCCCTCCACTGCGTCCGATCGAACCTCCACGACCATCGAAAAAGACAACTTCCACCTTGTAGGGCTTGGCTGCCTTGACAATTGCCATTTTGGTTTCGCGGATTAAGTGGCGGGCTGCGATAAAGCCAACTTCCTTGTTGGAATCGCTATAACCGACCATCACCGTGACGCGATTGCCGCGCGACTTGATTTGAGGTCGCAAGTAGCGGTTTCTCAGCATTGAAGTGACAATCACCTCACCGTTTTCCAGAGCTTGTCTGGTTTCAAGCAGAGGCACGATGTCGACTGTGCCTTGAAGCCCTGCAAGCTTTAAGAACAGTAGCACCTCGAGCAAGTCACTCAATGTCTCCGTTTGAGAGACGATGTAGCGACTGCATGCTCGTGCGCCTAGCCACTCTTGCGCCCACCTGACTACTTCCAGGCGTCGAAGTTCCTCCGAGTCAATACGAAGCGGACCTGTCTTGGCACAAAGCATCCAATGCAAGCGCCGTCTTCGCTCCCCTTCGTTCAGCTTTTGGTAGGGTTGACCGAAGCGATAGCCAAAAGTAGCTGCAACTTGGCCTGCAAGATTTTCATGCACTTGGGAGTTCTGCCGAATGTCAACTGTCGCCAGGTGAAATCCAAACACTCTGAGGCGCACTTCGAGGTCGTAAAGCCTCTCAGCGAAGTGAGTAAACCCACACGCTGTAAGAACTTGTCGTAGCTCAGTAACTTCCGCTCGAAAGTCTCCAGCGCACTTCCATCCGACTTGAGGCTCACCTTGGAGGCGCGCTTCGCATCGAGAGATAAAGTGCTCCAGAACATTTCTCACTTGAGGAACGCGCAGTGCCTGTCCAGACATCCGGCGATGTCGTTCTTTAAACATTGCCGTATACTCGCGCCAAGCCTTGGCGTAAGTTTCCATCGTGGCACTCTTTGCAAGCTGAGTTAAGTCTCCCACATAGCGGCCTACGATAAACGCATGTCGCGCACGGAAACTCGCTTCAAGCACCTCAGCAGTCACTCCGTCATGACCATCTGCATCGCCACCTGCCCAGTCAAAGAACTCGAAAACGCTTGCGACGTCGAATTCTTCTCCCGGATAGTGTCGAGCAAATGCTTGTTCGAAGTTTTGAACGACCGCGGGCAAGACCTGGTAAATCACGCCAAACTTTTCCAGTTGTCCTTGGACTTCGTCCATGACTTCGGGTTTCGTTTCGCGGATTAAAGGCGTTGCCAAGAGACGTTCGATTACGCCGGCTGCTTGGTCTCGACAGTCACTGTATTTTGCTTCGTAGTCTTCTGCCTCAAGGATTTGCCGCACGACTTGGCGCAGTTCATCGAAGAGACGAATCACGTCGTCTGGACGTGCCTCGGTTGGGTGCGTTGTCAGAGTCAGGTAGATCGCCAGTGATTTCAGTACTTCCTGTGCCTGACTAGCGCTTAAGCCTAGATCCTCTTTCAGACCACGAATGGTCTCGTCGAGAATCGCGTCAATTCCTGAAAACTTTGCACTTGCTCGGCCTTCATGAAGAACAATGCCGTCAACCAAAAGGAAAACAGCAAAAGCAGTGATCAGTTCTCGGCGCTTGTTGCCTGGTAATTTTTCGAGGTCGCGGCAGGTCTTTAGCCAGCCAGTTTTGTCATTCTCCCTTCGAGCAGTAAGAAATCCCTTGCGGATCTTCTCAACGAGCTTGAAGGTCTTGTCTCCGAATTGAGCTAGAATCCGCTCGCCCAGGATTTCTCCTAGACCTTTGCGCAAAAAGCGCATGCGCTCGTTAAGCGCGTCCGTGTTGATTTTCATGTGTTTGTTCTGCCTCCAGAGGCGGATGACATCAGCACTCGAGCTCATGTCATCCGCCTTGAAAGGTGGCAGTTAAGAAAAACAGTTACGGCATTAAAAAACCTGAATTAAGAAGAGCCGTCTTAATTCAGGGCTCTCTGTATGGAGCTGAATTAAACGGCATCTTTGATACTACTACTCAAAGAAATTAAGAGATTTAAAGAACAACAACTGGGATATGCACCCAAATGTCGGCGAATAGTATCATGGGAGAATTCTTAAGTAAAATAAAGTAGAATTGACAAAAAATTAATGATTTGTGATAGATATCTAGTTTCGCATTTGTTCATTCATTTATTTTTTTGGGTAGCTTCTAATAGCGCCGCTATCTTCAGATAGTAAGATTTATTTCATTTTTTCTGATGAGAAGCGGTAAGAGAGAATATAGGTTTTATTAGATTCTTAACACTGCTCCAGTGTTGGCGAGTTCAAATC contains these protein-coding regions:
- a CDS encoding VWA domain-containing protein, translated to MLGGLISNFSLSTLGVAASWGWGLIFLSPLLILAYRNSDLRKQIVVSSTYLLKKLTPRKRPTKRIRPPWTALLELLALILLGILALQPFFSETKQDLVLVLDNSLSMQAENRFSQAITSLTQKIDLAPRNSRFKIFLTSPRLRSLGTDFVSTTEAKSILNGQQLSAAEDSLEPALAEINRNETFDSAFVATDQEAYPGITSRFELLQVGKVQQNFAISDLQVETKADSKRVLNVTVERYASEASSLTPSKISVELIPVNLIANAALRNQLITRREISISTSAQIEFELAQEISSFQIKLNSGQLEDALTLDNTAWGSVLNTASTTALYVGADPNFQTGLGGIKQIKFERLGIEEYENLTPEALTRYAFVIFHKLAPLRPPKIPGLYILPPRDNLIAPVLGTSSSNTLSYWDETSPITAYVKLNLLNLSAAQYFKTPAWLKNVIRSEQGPVLLSGESAGIRFLISGIELLPFEGTLNPVLSVLSLNCFNFLRSAESGNLANRQGSTLIGSSLALSPPSTWVIKDPSGKTTTIEGQVNQTLNFDTPGIYHVTELSGKNQTEITRKNSSYNVNAFFSHESQTAIRPRLSLPRSSSEDKTPELAKTELYPTLTWIIIFILILEAIFRIRSRSFSASEILRVLALCFLVLGLTKPSTEKIDTELSAVALYDVSESVTPKARKELITKVQQLSAGQNNLKIKVIPFAGTTSDKQYQIQDLPEDNLLRAKLDAGRTNLETALSQTRSERTILLLSDGYETSGSIKSLKFDGKSNVYPILPALESFTDPELKISFLSAPLIAEAEDSAEIQVSLQNTFETTQQGRLEVYLDDKKLHSGLVSITAQSEKTLKIDSQTLAGGLHKIKAKFTPQEVATNKVSEAYRWISVKKKSKVLILSGSAVDARILPRLYLERGYLIESRIPSQGEQAPTNLADYANVILNNIPKTDLSQSFLEELKKYVASGGGLLLVGGDRMYGLGGYENSTLDEISPVKFVPPTTTKKRLNNAVVLILDKSRSMAEENKILSAKEAALVSINALKDDDLISVIGFDTNPFLIIRMDTVAEVKPSAERRLRNLTAAGQTNLRPALAQARRMLLEAKAGRKHIIVLTDGELSGTDQEFIQEAGRINAEGITLSAVALGFEADVQVLKGMAGAGKGAFYHVLNQSNLPEIFLQDIKVTTGDKTLKENQEFPVFNVNPVSLKVGPNYPPLLGFVETRQKDSATLELQVSKDEERFPLLASWNYGQGKVIAYTSDAHGRWSSPWVPWRDFVNFWSNLLDAIKPIQSNKDSNTKFDLRTAIQADHLQFDLTLFDQALVSQKQNPEILITDPQGKSQTITLRETIIGRYQGNLENVVAGDYKLNIKYGKTELPPLAVTVQPDAFGEKQGAGINAALLQELARKSGGKINPQLEDLQDNLKQIITKSALYPYFALAAFLLILVQAFWRETFSPQQKALK
- a CDS encoding FKBP-type peptidyl-prolyl cis-trans isomerase, which codes for MKKFSLLLILTLGVASMALADITKTKTGLGYTDEKVGAGVEATSGKMVTVHYTGWLDEAGKKGKKFDSSVDRGEPFQFSLGIGQVIAGWDEGVQGMKIGGKRTLMIPANLGYGARGAGSVIPPNANLIFDVELLAVK
- a CDS encoding phosphoenolpyruvate carboxylase, giving the protein MKINTDALNERMRFLRKGLGEILGERILAQFGDKTFKLVEKIRKGFLTARRENDKTGWLKTCRDLEKLPGNKRRELITAFAVFLLVDGIVLHEGRASAKFSGIDAILDETIRGLKEDLGLSASQAQEVLKSLAIYLTLTTHPTEARPDDVIRLFDELRQVVRQILEAEDYEAKYSDCRDQAAGVIERLLATPLIRETKPEVMDEVQGQLEKFGVIYQVLPAVVQNFEQAFARHYPGEEFDVASVFEFFDWAGGDADGHDGVTAEVLEASFRARHAFIVGRYVGDLTQLAKSATMETYAKAWREYTAMFKERHRRMSGQALRVPQVRNVLEHFISRCEARLQGEPQVGWKCAGDFRAEVTELRQVLTACGFTHFAERLYDLEVRLRVFGFHLATVDIRQNSQVHENLAGQVAATFGYRFGQPYQKLNEGERRRRLHWMLCAKTGPLRIDSEELRRLEVVRWAQEWLGARACSRYIVSQTETLSDLLEVLLFLKLAGLQGTVDIVPLLETRQALENGEVIVTSMLRNRYLRPQIKSRGNRVTVMVGYSDSNKEVGFIAARHLIRETKMAIVKAAKPYKVEVVFFDGRGGSIGRSGGDPIGQAIAMVPEGITSGKTSFTVQGEAAQVFWEERSASLFLSDALSSLLVNVARLKHQGLEMHALSMEEESLLARLSERSSAAYQALVAEEGFGRFFEMVTPRELIQSWKRGSRPQKRRDLDHEQSFAEILKEVLRAIEWQIGWIQNGSYLPAIYGAGTALKELAQENLEGLQSLLEKSPHFKSLIRNLEFALLKADNWVFGMFDGLVEMDLKFGAQILEETELAKQAVLAITGNNELLQDAPDSKTRILRRKPYGDPVEALLWITLRGLRARPSARTNSRLLLDGLLCMAAIAIGQGETG